Genomic window (Paenibacillus sp. 37):
TAAATGACACAACAACAATATCAACAATGTATCGATGCTTGCCTGGAGTGCATGAATGCATGCAATGTATGTTACATATCGAGTCTGAAAGAATATGATCTGGCGATGTTGCGTGATTGCATTCGTTTGAATCGGGAATGTGCGGAGATCTGCAGTTTTGCTGCACAAGCGATGACACGTGGAAGTGATTTCATTGCTGAAATATGCGAATTGTGTGTGAAAGCTTGTGAAGCTTGTGCCGCAGAGTGTGGCAAACACAACCACGATCACTGCCAAGCATGTGCAGAGGCTTGCCGCAGCTGTGCAGAAGCTTGCCGATTGATGGCAGCAGTAGCGTAAATATTATTTCACTGGAATATATAATTAAAACCGATAATGACCGTTGTCCCCTAAGGGAAGGCAGTGTACACAAGCATCTGAGACGATGTGCCTATGTGTTGCCTTTCAGTAGGGGATTTTTAATGCAGGTTGCCAAGTCTGATCGTGGTATGTATAATGATGGCAATGAATTGAAATGAAGAATATCAATGATCGGGAGAGTAGCCAGATCCATACATGACAGCGAGCCGGGAGAGGTGGAAGCCGGTATGACATGACCTGAGTGAACCGCACCCGTGAGATGGTTATCCGAAAAGATGTACGTATCCCAATTGGGGATAGGCCAGATCTGTCTGAGGGTAACCCGGCTTGCGACCGTTATACGCATCGAGCGGAACAGGTTCTACGGGTATGCATGTTGATGCATATGAAGAGCAGCCTGTTCACCTAGAGTGGTACCGCGGGAACTGTTAAGTCAGCTCTCGTCTCTTATGTAGAGACGAGAGCTTTTTTGTGTTTATTTTTAGCCACTAATGAATGGATAAGGAGTGTTAGACATGTTGATGAAGCAGGCTGCGGCCGATATTGCCCCTTTAACGGGATTGAATGAACAAGAGGTTATGAGATTATTGGAAGTTCCACCACAAGCGGAGATGGGTGATGCAGCATTCCCTTGTTTTGCATTGGCGAAGTCATTAAAAAAAGCACCGGCAGTCATTGCCACTGAGCTCGCAACGGGATTACAGGCATCTGGAATTGAAGCGACTCCCGCCGGGCCGTAT
Coding sequences:
- a CDS encoding four-helix bundle copper-binding protein gives rise to the protein MTQQQYQQCIDACLECMNACNVCYISSLKEYDLAMLRDCIRLNRECAEICSFAAQAMTRGSDFIAEICELCVKACEACAAECGKHNHDHCQACAEACRSCAEACRLMAAVA